In Humulus lupulus chromosome 7, drHumLupu1.1, whole genome shotgun sequence, the following are encoded in one genomic region:
- the LOC133791915 gene encoding glutathione S-transferase T3-like, with amino-acid sequence MVSRNYRPSMEKSSIDLNRETSSASISETQLEHGVEGLENVVLHNEDESRHKEYYNTNQKGEQARTGRQCKDHWNKMNEKVVCFKGCYKRVQQAHHSGWCDEKILENAYQLYKFENSNSNFLLVDCWRLLKDESKWKTMYQPKGGKRTKVHESGAFTSSSNVDINDDEVREVHPTGQKVAKRKGKEKKKTHTLDL; translated from the exons ATGGTTTCAAGAAATTATAGGCCAAGTATGGAAAAGTCTAGTATTGATTTGAATCGTGAAACATCATCTGCATCTATCTCTGAAACCCAACTTGAACATGGTGTTGAAGGGTTGGAAAATGTAGTTCTACACAATGAAGATGAATCAAGGCATAAGG AATACTACAACACCAACCAAAAAGGTGAGCAAGCAAGAACTGGAAGGCAATGCAAAGACCATTGGAACAAGATGAATGAAAAGGTGGTGTGTTTCAAGGGGTGTTATAAACGAGTACAACAAGCACATCACAGTGGTTGGTGTGATGAGAAAATTCTTGAGAATGCATATCAATTGTACAAATTTGAAAATAGCAACTCAAACTTTCTGCTTGTAGATTGTTGGAGATTGCTAAAGGATGAGTCGAAATGGAAAACAATGTACCAACCAAAAGGTGGTAAGAGAACAAAGGTGCATGAATCAGGGGCATTTACTTCATCTTCCAATGTAGACATCAATGATGATGAAGTACGTGAAGTGCACCCTACTGGCCAAAAGGTAGCAAagagaaaagggaaggaaaaaaaaaagacacacaCACTAGATTTATAA